The following are encoded in a window of Ignicoccus islandicus DSM 13165 genomic DNA:
- a CDS encoding ABC transporter permease codes for MDAFIAMFYRQLKRFLRAKVRVVMTVAMPIIWIAFYGIGWASTLNFPGIEMILGTDYLSFMIPGVISMTIFISSFMSGMAVIWDKQFGFLKEVLVAPTPRWQSIAGRIFGDSVVALIQGIVLALLGFAVAPQLQLQGLPVVALASFLTAIGFASLGIAIASSKAFKSVEAFQGLVNILMMPLIFASGAFFPLMNVPDWFKVISYLDPLTYSTDAMRGALANVYQFSLLEDFVALLAFSAISLIVAIRTFERSTLD; via the coding sequence ATGGACGCGTTCATCGCTATGTTCTATAGGCAATTAAAGAGGTTCCTCAGGGCCAAGGTTCGCGTCGTAATGACAGTTGCTATGCCAATAATATGGATAGCGTTTTACGGCATAGGTTGGGCGTCTACCTTAAACTTCCCTGGGATAGAAATGATCTTAGGGACCGACTATCTATCGTTTATGATCCCCGGTGTAATTTCCATGACAATCTTCATTTCATCGTTTATGTCCGGAATGGCCGTTATATGGGACAAGCAGTTCGGTTTCTTGAAAGAGGTCTTGGTGGCCCCTACTCCTCGCTGGCAAAGCATTGCGGGAAGGATATTCGGCGATTCCGTTGTTGCTCTTATTCAAGGAATAGTGTTGGCCCTATTGGGCTTCGCGGTCGCGCCTCAGCTTCAGTTACAAGGCCTGCCAGTAGTCGCCTTGGCTTCCTTCTTGACGGCCATAGGTTTCGCGTCCTTAGGTATAGCAATAGCTTCCTCAAAAGCGTTCAAGAGCGTGGAAGCTTTCCAAGGTTTGGTTAACATACTGATGATGCCCTTGATATTCGCTTCCGGAGCATTCTTCCCATTGATGAACGTGCCAGATTGGTTCAAGGTAATTTCATACTTAGATCCGCTAACGTACTCTACGGACGCAATGAGGGGAGCCCTTGCGAACGTGTATCAATTTAGTTTATTGGAAGACTTCGTAGCGTTGCTCGCGTTCTCGGCGATCTCGTTAATAGTTGCTATAAGGACGTTCGAGAGGAGCACATTAGATTAA
- a CDS encoding ATP-binding cassette domain-containing protein — protein sequence MNYAIEVKDLRKRFGFIEALKGITFYVKEGEKFGFLGPNGAGKSTTIHILTTLLKPDEGEVKILGHKLPEEAKQVRKLIGVVFQDPALDNYLSAYENLYIHGRLYGLKGSELRERIIESLKFFDLYEHKDRIVMFFSGGMRRRLEIARALMHKPKVLFLDEPTVGLDPQSRAKVWEYIERVNKEYGITIFLTTHYMDEADKLCDRIAIIDHGRIIAQGTPDELKRMVGKEVIYVKTELPPKCPEGFDCETKGNQAIVKADNAAKILPELIELMKPYKILEVNLKKPTLDDVFLALTGRELRDELGSAPVLPFRRW from the coding sequence TTGAATTACGCAATCGAAGTTAAGGACTTGAGGAAGCGATTCGGCTTCATAGAGGCCCTTAAAGGCATAACTTTCTATGTTAAAGAAGGTGAGAAGTTCGGCTTCCTAGGTCCTAACGGAGCTGGAAAGAGTACCACTATACACATCTTAACGACTTTACTCAAACCCGACGAAGGAGAAGTCAAAATACTAGGTCACAAACTTCCGGAAGAGGCAAAGCAGGTTAGGAAGTTAATAGGGGTGGTGTTTCAAGATCCCGCTTTAGACAATTACCTTAGCGCGTATGAAAACTTGTATATACACGGTAGGCTTTACGGGCTCAAGGGGAGCGAACTACGTGAAAGGATAATTGAGTCCCTCAAGTTCTTTGACCTCTACGAACATAAGGATAGGATAGTAATGTTCTTTTCTGGGGGAATGAGGAGGAGGCTTGAAATTGCCAGAGCCTTGATGCATAAACCCAAAGTACTCTTCTTGGACGAACCAACTGTAGGCTTAGATCCTCAATCTAGAGCAAAGGTGTGGGAGTACATTGAAAGGGTTAATAAGGAATATGGAATAACTATCTTCCTAACCACTCACTATATGGACGAAGCCGACAAGCTATGCGATAGAATAGCTATCATCGACCACGGTCGAATAATTGCGCAAGGAACGCCCGATGAGCTTAAGAGAATGGTCGGTAAGGAGGTGATTTACGTTAAAACGGAACTTCCTCCCAAATGTCCAGAAGGGTTCGACTGTGAAACTAAGGGTAATCAAGCAATAGTTAAAGCAGACAATGCGGCGAAGATCTTGCCAGAACTAATAGAACTCATGAAACCATACAAAATATTGGAAGTAAATCTCAAGAAACCTACTTTGGACGACGTTTTCCTAGCCCTTACCGGAAGGGAGCTGAGGGACGAGCTAGGGTCTGCTCCCGTGTTACCGTTTAGGAGGTGGTAG